In Planctomycetia bacterium, one DNA window encodes the following:
- a CDS encoding 23S rRNA (adenine(2503)-C(2))-methyltransferase RlmN, whose amino-acid sequence MTVGVERMLGWTFLELLQGTHDTSRHKLREHYRAALAGPAPLPISRRVQDRGVTKFAQRRPDGLEIESVILPMWRGGSRWTTLCVSSQVGCAMGCTFCETAQLGRLADLSAAEIVGQVVAARHEFGADVRNVVFMGMGEPMDNFENVVQAVRVLTDPMGLSMGMGRITISTVGRMDGIRRMAALGWRRINLAVSLNAPNDEIRSRIMPINRAEPMAALRDALLAYPLRSCQFFMIEYVLIPGVNDAPKHARELAEFLRPVKCCVNVIPYNPRLDSPWPAPTEEQVVRFLSTLQEEGQFCKRRITKGRDFMAACGQLGNRALSRRTRAADLSNQPTLALPVLANPTQTV is encoded by the coding sequence ATGACCGTCGGTGTCGAACGGATGCTAGGCTGGACGTTTCTTGAATTGCTTCAAGGGACGCACGACACATCGCGCCACAAGCTGCGCGAGCACTATCGCGCGGCACTGGCCGGTCCCGCGCCGCTGCCGATTTCTCGGCGCGTGCAGGACCGCGGCGTCACGAAGTTCGCGCAGCGCCGCCCCGACGGCCTTGAAATCGAAAGCGTCATCCTTCCCATGTGGCGTGGCGGATCGCGCTGGACCACCCTTTGCGTCTCGTCGCAGGTCGGTTGCGCAATGGGTTGCACGTTTTGCGAAACGGCGCAACTGGGGCGGCTGGCCGATTTGAGCGCGGCGGAGATCGTCGGCCAGGTCGTCGCCGCGCGGCACGAATTCGGCGCCGACGTTCGCAACGTCGTGTTCATGGGCATGGGCGAGCCGATGGACAACTTCGAGAACGTCGTTCAGGCGGTGCGGGTCCTGACAGACCCGATGGGCCTGTCGATGGGAATGGGGCGCATCACGATCTCGACCGTTGGCCGAATGGACGGGATTCGCCGGATGGCTGCGCTGGGTTGGCGGCGGATCAATCTCGCCGTGTCGCTGAATGCGCCCAATGACGAGATTCGCTCGCGGATCATGCCGATCAATCGCGCCGAGCCGATGGCGGCGCTGCGCGACGCGTTGCTGGCCTACCCGTTGCGTTCGTGCCAGTTTTTCATGATCGAGTATGTCCTGATCCCCGGCGTGAACGATGCACCGAAGCATGCGCGCGAGCTGGCGGAGTTTCTTCGTCCCGTGAAGTGCTGCGTGAACGTAATTCCCTACAACCCGCGACTGGATTCACCCTGGCCCGCTCCGACCGAGGAGCAGGTCGTACGGTTTCTCTCGACGCTGCAAGAGGAGGGTCAATTCTGTAAACGCCGCATCACCAAGGGCCGCGACTTCATGGCCGCCTGCGGGCAACTGGGGAATCGGGCGCTGTCACGTCGCACACGAGCGGCTGATTTGTCCAACCAGCCCACCCTCGCTCTGCCGGTACTGGCCAATCCGACGCAAACGGTATAA
- a CDS encoding response regulator transcription factor yields the protein MLLKKKTAVILVDDHAMMREPLASMLQAEGSFDVVGTAASAGAALPLIRERQPDIVLMDIDMAGLQCFEAAHIIRAECPMTQLIFLSAFVTDHFIDRALEVQARGYVTKFESPERIIQAIREVAAGGAFFSEQVRSRIVIDGHAASLSAASRSRAATLTRREREMVAYYARGLAQKEIADMIKIAKKTVEHHITNAMRKLDIHSKAELIRFAVREGIVPP from the coding sequence ATGCTGCTTAAGAAAAAGACCGCCGTTATTCTTGTTGATGACCACGCCATGATGCGCGAACCGCTCGCGTCCATGTTGCAGGCCGAGGGGAGCTTCGATGTGGTCGGAACCGCCGCGTCTGCCGGAGCAGCGCTCCCCCTGATTCGAGAGCGTCAGCCGGACATCGTGCTGATGGACATCGACATGGCAGGCTTGCAGTGTTTTGAAGCGGCGCACATCATCCGCGCGGAATGCCCGATGACTCAACTGATCTTTTTAAGCGCGTTCGTCACCGATCATTTCATCGATCGGGCGCTGGAGGTGCAGGCCCGCGGCTACGTGACGAAGTTCGAATCGCCGGAGCGCATCATTCAGGCCATTCGCGAAGTCGCCGCCGGCGGCGCGTTCTTCTCCGAACAGGTTCGCTCGCGCATCGTCATCGACGGGCACGCGGCTTCGCTCTCCGCCGCGAGCCGCTCCCGCGCGGCCACTCTGACCCGCCGCGAACGCGAGATGGTGGCCTACTACGCGCGCGGTCTGGCCCAGAAAGAAATCGCCGACATGATCAAGATCGCCAAAAAGACCGTCGAGCATCACATCACCAACGCCATGCGAAAGCTCGACATCCACTCCAAGGCCGAGTTGATTCGGTTCGCGGTTCGCGAAGGGATTGTCCCGCCGTGA